A stretch of Henckelia pumila isolate YLH828 chromosome 4, ASM3356847v2, whole genome shotgun sequence DNA encodes these proteins:
- the LOC140861380 gene encoding uncharacterized protein, whose amino-acid sequence MPNYARFLKDLLKNKKKLNDLAQVKINEECSAVIQNRLPQKFQDPKLSMGVIELTTIFLKLADRSVKYPRGVVENVLVKVDKLIFPVDFVVIDMDEDYVVPMILGRPFLATSRALIDVEKGELVFRMNDE is encoded by the exons ATGCCGAATTATGCCAGATTTCTGAAGGATTTactgaagaataaaaagaaGCTGAACGATCTGGCGCAAGTCAAAATTAATGAGGAGTGCTCTGCGGTGATCCAAAATAGGCTTCCACAAAAATTTCAAGATCCA AAATTAAGTATGGGGGTGATTGAACTCACTACCATATTTCTTAAGCTTGCAGATCGCTCTGTCAAATATCCTAGAGGGGTAGTAGAGAATGTATTAGTTAAAGTGGATAAACTAATTTTCCCTgttgattttgttgttattgatATGGATGAGGATTATGTGGTTCCTATGATTTTAGGCCGTCCATTTCTTGCTACTAGTAGGgctttaattgatgttgaaaaGGGGGAGTTAGTTTTCAGGATGAATGATGAGTAA